One part of the Kryptolebias marmoratus isolate JLee-2015 linkage group LG2, ASM164957v2, whole genome shotgun sequence genome encodes these proteins:
- the LOC108229548 gene encoding alpha-1-macroglobulin-like, with product MIKVTADPSSDFTLTPLSGDQYTSCLCGSERKTLSWTMTPTALGVVNVTVTAEAITSHISCDNEIVSVPERGRIDVVTRPLIVKAEGIEMTKTHNWLLCPKEYALTEETEIHLPENVISGSAHATVSVLGKFIY from the exons ATG ATCAAAGTGACTGCAGACCCCTCCTCAGATTTCACCCTGACCCCCCTCTCCGGTGACCAGTACACATCCTGTCTGTGTGGCAGTGAGCGCAAGACCCTCAGCTGGACCATGACTCCCACCGCCTTAG GGGTTGTGAATGTGACTGTGACTGCTGAGGCAATTACATCTCACATTTCTTGTGACAATGAGATTGTGAGCGTTCCAGAAAGAGGCCGCATCGATGTTGTAACACGGCCTCTCATCGTAAAG GCTGAAGGAATTGAAATGACAAAGACACACAACTGGCTCCTATGCCCCAAAG AATACGCCTTGACAGAAGAAACAGAGATACACCTCCCTGAAAATGTGATTAGTGGATCTGCCCATGCTACAGTATCAGTCCTgggtaaatttatttattaa
- the LOC108251462 gene encoding alpha-2-macroglobulin-like protein 1 (The sequence of the model RefSeq protein was modified relative to this genomic sequence to represent the inferred CDS: added 103 bases not found in genome assembly) — MGHLWIQMWTLCAFLYGMYVGGAASSEDHTCPVHYLVSLPAVLEAGSKAVFCVSLSQPSHHVTLTVTLKAEESDKVLLRKGTSIGFHKCYLFMVPLVPKDEVQKFKVEVISHGFYSREVKKVLIKVLNPRTFIQTDKPIYNPGQTVQFRVVTLNSKLKPADGLYTIKIKMEQDPHNNKIGAWANETSSSRILQLSYSLNSEALEGFYRIVVQQGGEIFYHSFKVQKYDLPKFDIHVTISKEVSVGQNSFEVKACGMYKHGKPVKGDIKVRVCRPLKNYQSCTPALIQKNSKEISLTSLCKTKQKEADNKGCATFTFKMSSFTRIDSKALLDVLDVSATVDDKLSCVSHTQWERMKITYLIGRLSFVEIPKTYTHGTELVGKVKAVDYDGKPVPQLSLYLLCGERGYEVQAVTTNEDGVADFSINTHKLRGDVLVRVSHTPKLERREMKKIAFYEPAKFRVYASGLGRLSAGFLRILPYTSPLRCGEQEEITIEYSLRQQTNNPVQIVFLILSRGVIISQGHKDFHLTSPVNNGQFFITIRVKPDFTPYIQVVAYVVLRCDKVLAHSAKFPTEKCFKNPANAKFSPSPALPGGETKLCVKAEPISLCGVSLVELNVLKRSSGKILDADKILDLLPFKKTNSIPSELEDPLECMHVRPKRHAALAVTNQERNDAYAVFENAGMQLITNLEIQNPTCLRMNGKRYQQAFWLRKNKQKKQEKKILDLDDIPDPGRIPYTCFDEERLEPVHTLSTETWIFELVEVGEHGKTCVSYTVPETMNTWETEIYCLSPHSFGLAPRILLSVFRPFSLDFTLTSTLVLGESLILKAKVINHLQTCIKVKVTPSASSDFILTTQANDQFTFCLCAGKHKKIRWIFTPSVIGDVNVVLTAEAVPSQTPCCDQQVYVPEKGHIVVVKRSLTVKAVGIEIIKTQSWLFCPKGHHLRKRSFIQIPSNVIGGCLKAKVSVSGDIFSQRLKYLGQLLQLPYGCGEQNIALMAMNTDILHYLQNAHLLSEETRKKGSYLLTNGYQRQLIYKDKKGAFSTFGSGPGNTWLTAFGMITFYKAQAFIYIDPRIIEESRKWLECQQLKNGCFKVSGKLFNDKIRGGVPDELTLTAYVTAAFLEMETPTNNHVVQKSLYCLRESVNDFSNIYTTALLAYVYTLLGDTETRTTLLVHLDSVAKREGDLLYWCPTAENSSPLCVETTAYVMLAKLSSTLSASDLTCASSIVRWLIRQQNYHGGFVSTQDSAVALKALALYATLVPSPEGSSLVTVSSPSDHLLFHVNSENKQVYQEMMLQDLKGKYWLKAEGYACTSVQVSLHYNIPVLSVQSLFSVEVELVFHKHCHRPLVTLILKSLYKGDSSCTNMVILDILIPSGYGPVPESLWNLNNGVLVKNVEYKDGHVILYLWELHKDIPVYHELQLVLEDVVLHLKPSTVIIYDYYNPSDQGVTEYLACHSNCTKNCHVTKQIYPLSHKILNMNKRLYSRLGHHRNYHKRHHYRHKQHSHYNPNQHYKHDHDKNKHQHNLDHHHEHDHNYDVHHNDHYDHYDDDHHHNYDEQHQYHHDHYDNKHDHHIKHKHHHDYQHQHVHQHDHHDHHNHKHDDHDHHKHKHYHDHQRHHDHNHHHDHQHDSQDHYHHHHKDDH; from the exons ATGGGTCATCTCTGGATTCAGATGTGGACACTATGTGCCTTCCTGTATGGGATGTATGTGGGCGGAGCAGCGTCTTCTGAAGATCATACCTGTCCAGT gcaTTATCTGGTGAGCCTTCCTGCAGTTCTTGAAGCTGGGTCTAAGGCTGTGTTTTGTGTGAGCCTCTCTCAGCCCAGCCACCATGTGACCCTGACTGTCACTCTGAAGGCCGAGGAAAGCGACAAGGTTCTGCTGAGGAAAGGAACCAGCATTGGGTTTCATAAATGCTACCTGTTTATG GTTCCTTTGGTCCCAAAAGACGAGGTGCAGAAATTTAAGGTGGAAGTGATAAGTCACGGATTTTACTCCAGAGAAGTCAAAAAAGTTCTGATCAAAGTTTTGAACCCGAGAACCTTCATCCAAACAGATAAACCAATCTACAACCCTGGACAGACAG tgcAATTCAGGGTGGTCACACTCAACTCAAAGTTGAAACCTGCCGATGGCTTG TACACGATTAAAATCAAG ATGGAACAGGATCCTCACAATAACAAGATTGGAGCGTGGGCAAATGAAACATCGAGCAGCAGAATATTACAGCTGTCTTACTCTTTAAACTCTGAGGCCCTTGAAGGATTCTACCGAATTGTTGTGCAACAAGGTGGAGAAATCTTTTATCACAGCTTCAAGGTGCAAAAGTATG ATTTGCCTAAATTTGACATCCATGTAACTATAAGTAAAGAAGTTAGTGTTGGACAAAATTCATTTGAGGTTAAAGCATGTGGAAT GTACAAACATGGAAAGCCTGTGAAAGGAGATATTAAAGTGAGGGTCTGCCGCCCTCTGAAAAACTATCAGTCCTGTACACCTGCGCTCATCCAGAAAAACTCTAAGGAAATCAGCTTGACTTCTCTAtgcaagacaaaacaaaaagag GCAGACAACAAAGGCTGTGCCACGTTCACCTTTAAGATGTCATCCTTCACCAGAATTGACTCAAAGGCTTTGTTGGATGTACTGGATGTCAGTGCCACAGTGGATGACAAGTTGTCAT gtgtttcacacacacagtgggAGAGAATGAAGATAACATATCTCATAGGAAGACTGTCTTTTGTTGAAATCCCTAAGACTTACACCCATGGCACAGAACTGGTTGGAAAA GTTAAAGCAGTTGATTACGATGGCAAGCCTGTTCCTCAGTTATCTCTGTACCTGTTATGTGGTGAAAGGGGGTATGAGGTACAAGCTGTCACAACTAATGAGGATGGCGTTGCCGACTTTTCCATTAATACACACAAATTAAGAGGCGATGTCCTTGTCCGT GTGAGTCACACACCAAAACTGGAGCGCCGTGAAATGAAAAAGATTGCTTTCTATGAGCCTGCAAAGTTCAGAGTGTATGCATCTGGTCTTGGTCGTTTATCAGCCGGATTCCTGAGGATACTTCCATATACTAGTCCACTTCGCTGCGGAGAACAAGAAGAAATCACCATTGAGTATAGTTTAAGACAGCAGACCAACAATCCTGTGCAAATAGTATTTCTG ATTTTAAGCAGAGGAGTCATCATTTCCCAGGGACATAAAGACTTTCATCTCACCTCTCCAG tGAATAATGGACAATTCTTCATCACAATAAGAGTGAAACCAGACTTCACACCATATATACAGGTTGTAGCATATGTCGTTCTCAGATGTGACAAAGTGCTCGCCCACAGTGCTAAGTTTCCCACCGAGAAATGCTTCAAAAATCCG GCAAATGCAAAGTTTTCACCATCTCCAGCTTTGCCTGGAGGGGAGACCAAACTGTGTGTGAAGGCTGAACCTATTTCTCTATGTGGAGTGAGTCTTGTTGAACTGAATGTCCTCAAGAGGTCTTCAGGAAAGATTCTGGATGCAGATAAG atatTAGATTTGCTGCctttcaagaaaacaaactctATCCCATCAGAGCTTGAAGATCCCCTTGAGTGCATGCATGTGAGACCAAAGAGACATGCTGCTTTAGCTGTAACAAATCAAGAAAGAAATGATGCCTATGCAGTTTTTGAG AATGCAGGAATGCAGCTGATTACAAACTTGGAAATCCAAAATCCCACTTGCCTCAGGATGAATGGAAAAAGATACCAACAAG ctttctggttgagaaaaaacaaacagaagaagcaagagaaaaaaatactggATTTAGATGATATTCCCGATCCTGGAAGAATCCCATATACATGTTTTGATGAGGAACGTCTTGAACCGGTACACACACTTTCTACAGAGACTTGGATATTTGAGCTGGTGGAAGTTGG AGAGCATGGGAAAACCTGTGTGTCCTACACTGTCCCAGAGACCATGAATACCTGGGAAACAGAGATTTACTGTTTGTCCCCTCACTCTTTCGGTTTGGCTCCTCGCATATTATTAAGTGTCTTCCGGCCATTTTCGCTTGATTTCACCCTGACCAGCACTCTCGTGCTGGGGGAGAGTCTTATACTGAAGGCAAAAGTCATCAACCACCTGCAGACCTGCATCAAG GTCAAAGTGACTCCATCTGCCTCCTCAGACTTCATCCTTACTACCCAGGCTAATGACCAGTTTACCTTTTGCCTTTGTGCTGGCAAGCACAAGAAAATCCGCTGGATTTTCACTCCCTCAGTCATTG GGGATGTGAATGTGGTTCTGACTGCTGAGGCTGTGCCTTCACAGACTCCTTGTTGCGATCAACAGGTGTACGTGCCAGAAAAAGGTCACATCGTTGTGGTAAAACGATCCCTTACAGTAAAG GCCGTGGGAATTGAGATAATAAAGACACAAAGTTGGCTGTTCTGCCCAAAAG GACACCATTTGAGAAAGAGATCTTTTATACAAATCCCTTCTAATGTGATTGGTGGATGTCTCAAGGCCAAAGTCTCAGTTTCAG GTGACATCTTCAGCCAGCGCCTGAAGTACCTGGGTCAACTGCTGCAACTGCCGTACGGATGTGGGGAGCAAAACATAGCTTTAATGGCAATGAATACCGACATCCTCCATTACTTACAGAATGCACATCTTCTTTCggaagaaaccagaaaaaaggGGTCCTACCTCTTGACAAATG GCTACCAGAGACAGCTTATCTACAAGGATAAAAAAGGTGCATTCAGCACTTTTGGGTCAGGACCAGGAAATACTTG gcTCACTGCCTTTGGGATGATAACGTTTTATAAAGCGCAGGCTTTCATCTACATTGATCCAAGGATCATTGAGGAGTCTAGGAAGTGGCTGGAATGCCAACAGCTTAAAAATGGTTGTTTCAAAGTGTCAGGAAAACtctttaatgacaaaataagG GGTGGGGTGCCTGACGAATTGACACTTACTGCTTATGTCACTGCTGCCTTCTTGGAGATGGAAACGCCTACAAAT AATCATGTGGTGCAGAAGAGTCTGTACTGCCTGAGGGAATCTGTCAATGACTTCAGCAACATCTACACTACAGCTCTGCTGGCATATGTCTATACCTTGCTAGGAGATACAGAGACACGTACTACACTTCTAGTCCACCTTGACTCAGTCGCAAAAAGAGAAG GAGATCTCCTCTACTGGTGTCCAACAGCAGAAAACTCATCACCTTTGTGTGTGGAGACGACCGCATATGTAATGCTGGCCAAACTCAGTTCCACCCTCTCTGCTAGTGACCTGACATGTGCCTCAAGCATTGTTAGGTGGCTTATTAGACAACAGAACTACCATGGAGGCTTTGTCTCTACTCAG gACTCTGCAGTAGCTCTTAAAGCTCTGGCTCTGTATGCCACTCTGGTGCCCAGTCCAGAGGGTTCAAGCTTGGTAACAGTTTCATCTCCCAGTGACCACCTGTTATTTCACGTGAATTCAGAGAACAAACAGGTCTACCAAGAAATGATGCTGCAAGACTTGAAAGGAAAGTACTGGCTAAAGGCAGAGGGCTATGCATGTACTTCAGTACAG GTTTCTCTTCACTACAACATCCCAGTTCTCTCTGTTCAAAGCCTTTTTAGTGTGGAAGTCGAGCTAGTGTTCCATAAGCATTGTCACAGACCCCTAGTCACGCTGATACTGAAGTCCTT ATACAAAGGAGACAGCAGCTGTACAAACATGGTGATCCTTGATATTTTAATACCTTCGGGATATGGTCCTGTCCCAGAGTCTTTGTGGAAC CTCAACAATGGTGTGCTGGTGAAAAATGTTGAATACAAGGATGGtcatgttattttatatttatgggAG CTACATAAAGACATACCTGTCTACCATGAGTTACAACTGGTTCTTGAGGATGTGGTACTGCACCTGAAGCCATCTACAGTCATCATCTATGATTACTACAATCCAA gtgaCCAGGGTGTGACAGAATACCTTGCATGTCATTCCAACTGTACAAAGAATTGCCatgttacaaaacaaatttatccacTTTCTCATAAGATATTGAACATGAACAAAAGGTTATATAGTCGTTTGGGCCACCATCGTAACTACCACAAACGGCACCATTACCGCCATAAGCAGCATAGCCACTATAACCCTAACCAACATTACAAACATGACCATGACAAGAACAAACATCAACACAACCTGGACCACCACCATGAACACGACCACAATTATGACGTCCATCACAACGATC